In Penicillium psychrofluorescens genome assembly, chromosome: 5, a single window of DNA contains:
- a CDS encoding uncharacterized protein (ID:PFLUO_007452-T1.cds;~source:funannotate): MSNTKTVHVPHLGGIEASYQMPHPYDPKKPTLVLVNSFTTSAELYREQYANKELTDTMNLLAIELLGHGQTRTKRENWTYWDTAEMNLQVLDALNIDKAFVLGTSQGGWITVRMALMRPEKIAGIIPLGTSLDAETATTRNLNCWDAPKLLTPDIEKWTAQEPTPQFEPDLTFCDFLIDIGFGKDDCPADVRDYWRKTIRQNYQGDDGRRRIRMASINLRDRDGLHPRLFDVRCPVMWLHGTKDVVYSVANAEREIKLFVNSPNARLVTVPGGAHFLSASHPKEVDQALIEFVKKYSA; the protein is encoded by the exons ATGTCTAACACCAAAACCGTACATGTCCCCCACCTCGGTGGTATCGAGGCATCTTACCAGATGCCTCACCCTTACGATCCGAAAAAGCCAACCTTGGTTCTCGTCAATTCGTTTACCACCTCGGCAGAGCTGTACCGCGAGCAGTACGCCAACAAGGAGCTGACCGACACAATGAATCTGCTTGCCATCGAGCTTCTTGGTCATGGCCAGACACGCACTAAGCGCGAAAACTGGACGTATTGGGATACTGCTGAGATGAATCTGCAAGTCCTTGATGCCCTGAACATCGACAAGGCTTTTGTACTCGGCACAAGTCAAGGTGGCTGGATCACAGTGCGCATGGCGCTGATGCGGCCGGAGAAG ATTGCTGGCATCATCCCCTTGGGCACATCATTGGATGCTGAGACCGCCACAACCCGCAACCTTAACTGCTGGGACGCGCCTAAACTGTTGACTCCCGATATTGAGAAGTGGACTGCCCAGGAGCCTACGCCGCAGTTTGAGCCCGACCTGACGTTCTGCGATTTCTTGATCGACATTGGCTTCGGTAAAGATGACTGTCCTGCTGATGTTCGCGATTACTGGCGCAAGACCATCCGCCAAAATTACCAAGGCGACGATGGCCGGCGTCGCATTCGCATGGCATCGATAAACTTAAGGGATCGGGATGGCCTGCACCCGAGGCTGTTTGATGTGCGATGCCCCGTGATGTGGTTGCAT GGAACCAAGGATGTTGTCTACTCTGTCGCCAACGCCGAGCGCGAGATCAAGCTATTCGTGAACTCTCCTAACGCGCGCCTTGTAACTGTTCCAGGTGGTGCTCATTTCTTGAGCGCTTCTCACCCCAAGGAAGTAGACCAGGCGTTGATTGAGTTTGTGAAGAAGTATAGCGCATAA